In Burkholderia savannae, one genomic interval encodes:
- a CDS encoding oxepin-CoA hydrolase, alternative type yields the protein MSAELLASRPPESESTLVLTLSNPGARNALHPDMYAAGLEALNTAERDPSIRAVVLTGADRFFCAGGNLNRLLDNRAKEPAVQAASIDLLGEWVTAINTVTKPVIAAVEGAAAGAGFSLALACDLLVAADDAKFVMSYARVALTPDGGGSWFLARALPRALAAEILFEGKPAAATRLHALGVVNRLTKPGAARDEAIAWADELGRMSPNALARIKSLIADAQTQPLAAHLAAERDHFVASLHHADALEGITAFLDKRAPIYKR from the coding sequence ATGAGCGCAGAACTGCTCGCGTCGCGCCCGCCGGAAAGCGAATCGACGCTCGTCCTCACGCTGTCCAACCCCGGCGCGCGCAACGCGCTTCACCCCGACATGTACGCGGCCGGCCTCGAGGCGCTCAATACCGCCGAGCGCGATCCGTCGATCCGCGCGGTCGTGCTGACCGGCGCGGACCGCTTTTTCTGCGCGGGCGGCAACCTGAACCGGCTGCTCGACAATCGCGCGAAGGAGCCCGCCGTGCAGGCGGCGAGCATCGATCTGCTCGGCGAATGGGTCACCGCGATCAACACGGTGACGAAGCCCGTGATCGCCGCCGTGGAGGGCGCGGCGGCCGGCGCGGGCTTCTCGCTCGCGCTCGCGTGCGATCTCCTCGTCGCCGCCGACGACGCGAAGTTCGTGATGTCGTACGCACGCGTCGCGCTCACGCCCGACGGCGGGGGCTCGTGGTTCCTCGCGCGCGCGCTGCCCCGCGCGCTCGCGGCCGAGATCCTGTTCGAGGGCAAGCCGGCCGCCGCAACGCGGCTGCATGCGCTCGGCGTCGTGAACCGCCTGACGAAGCCGGGCGCCGCGCGCGACGAGGCGATCGCGTGGGCCGACGAGCTCGGCAGGATGTCGCCGAACGCGCTCGCGCGGATCAAATCGCTGATCGCCGACGCGCAGACGCAGCCGCTCGCCGCGCATCTCGCCGCCGAGCGCGATCACTTCGTCGCGTCGCTGCACCATGCGGACGCGCTCGAAGGCATCACCGCGTTCCTCGACAAGCGCGCTCCTATCTACAAACGCTAA
- a CDS encoding phosphotransferase, producing the protein MAAEHDPQSKPTDYAAFEGTRPVGDAQRFDADALAAWLAKHVDGFAGPLSVEQFKGGQSNPTFKLVTPARSYVLRAKPAPAAKLLPSAHAIEREYRVMAALAGTDVPVARMLALCDDESVIGRAFYVMAFVDGRVLWDPSLPGMTPAERGRHYDEMNRVIAALHSIDPHTVGLADYGKAGNYLARQIARWSKQYLASETEPIDAMHRLIDWLPRHLRPEAETDARVSIVHGDYRLDNLIFDPHAPRVLAVLDWELSTLGDPLADFAYHCMAWHVAPESFRGIAGLDLPALGIPDETHYVARYCERTGLTIPENWNFYLAYNMFRIAAILQGIMKRVVDGTASSAQALDAGRRARPMAELAWRYAQRTR; encoded by the coding sequence ATGGCAGCCGAGCACGATCCGCAGTCCAAGCCGACCGATTACGCCGCATTCGAAGGCACGCGCCCCGTCGGCGACGCGCAGCGCTTCGACGCCGACGCGCTCGCCGCGTGGCTCGCGAAGCACGTCGACGGCTTCGCCGGCCCGCTTTCCGTCGAGCAGTTCAAGGGCGGCCAGTCGAATCCGACGTTCAAGCTCGTCACGCCCGCGCGCAGCTACGTGCTGCGCGCGAAACCCGCGCCCGCGGCGAAGCTGCTGCCGTCCGCGCACGCGATCGAGCGCGAGTATCGGGTAATGGCCGCGCTCGCGGGCACGGACGTGCCCGTCGCGCGGATGCTCGCGCTTTGCGACGACGAAAGCGTGATCGGCCGCGCGTTCTACGTGATGGCGTTCGTCGACGGCCGCGTGCTGTGGGACCCGTCGCTGCCCGGCATGACGCCCGCCGAGCGCGGCCGCCATTACGACGAAATGAACCGCGTGATCGCCGCGCTGCATTCGATCGATCCGCACACGGTCGGGCTCGCCGACTACGGCAAGGCCGGCAACTATCTCGCGCGCCAGATCGCGCGCTGGAGCAAGCAGTACCTCGCGTCGGAGACCGAGCCGATCGACGCGATGCACCGGCTGATCGACTGGCTGCCGCGGCATCTGCGCCCGGAAGCCGAAACCGACGCGCGCGTGTCGATCGTGCACGGCGACTATCGGCTCGACAACCTGATCTTCGATCCGCACGCGCCGCGCGTGCTCGCCGTGCTCGACTGGGAACTGTCGACGCTCGGCGATCCGCTCGCCGACTTCGCGTATCACTGCATGGCGTGGCACGTCGCGCCGGAGAGCTTTCGCGGCATCGCGGGGCTCGATCTGCCGGCGCTCGGAATTCCCGACGAAACGCATTACGTCGCGCGTTACTGCGAGCGCACGGGCCTCACGATTCCCGAGAACTGGAACTTCTATCTCGCATACAACATGTTCCGGATCGCGGCGATCCTGCAAGGCATCATGAAGCGCGTCGTCGACGGCACCGCATCGAGCGCGCAGGCGCTCGATGCCGGCCGGCGCGCGCGGCCGATGGCCGAGCTTGCGTGGCGCTACGCGCAGCGCACGCGTTAG
- a CDS encoding pyridoxal phosphate-dependent aminotransferase, protein MNAPHDMPTTPTLLSRLPDVGTTIFTVMSALAAEKGAVNLGQGFPDFDCDPRIVDAVARAMRDGHNQYPPMAGVAPLREAIADKIERLYGRRYDAATEITVTAGATQALLTAILCAVHPGDEVIVVEPTYDSYLPSIALAGATPVFVTLDAPDYAIPFDKLAAAITPKTRAILINTPHNPTGTVWRETDMRALEDIVRGTNLLIVSDEVYEHMVYDGARHESVARHPELAARSIVVSSFGKTFHVTGWKIGYVAAPAPLMAEFRKVHQFNVFTVNTPMQFGIAEYLRDPEPYLTLPAFYQKKRDFFRAGLTNTRFKLLPCAGTYFQCVDYSAISDLPEAEFAKWLTAEIGVAAIPVSAFYHEPHESGVVRFCFAKREATLATALERLARL, encoded by the coding sequence ATGAACGCACCGCACGACATGCCTACTACGCCCACTCTCCTCTCCCGCCTGCCCGACGTCGGCACGACGATCTTCACGGTCATGAGCGCGCTCGCCGCCGAAAAAGGCGCGGTCAACCTCGGCCAGGGCTTCCCCGATTTCGATTGCGATCCTCGCATCGTCGACGCGGTCGCGCGCGCGATGCGCGACGGCCACAACCAGTATCCGCCGATGGCGGGCGTCGCGCCGCTGCGCGAGGCGATCGCGGACAAGATCGAGCGGCTCTACGGCCGCCGCTACGACGCCGCGACCGAAATCACCGTGACGGCGGGCGCGACGCAGGCGCTCCTGACCGCGATCCTTTGCGCCGTGCATCCGGGCGACGAAGTGATCGTGGTCGAGCCGACCTACGACAGCTATCTGCCGTCGATCGCGCTCGCGGGCGCGACGCCCGTGTTCGTCACGCTCGACGCGCCCGACTATGCGATTCCGTTCGACAAGCTCGCCGCGGCGATCACGCCGAAGACGCGCGCGATCCTGATCAACACGCCGCACAATCCGACGGGCACCGTGTGGCGCGAAACGGACATGCGCGCGCTCGAGGACATCGTGCGCGGCACCAATCTGCTGATCGTGTCCGACGAGGTCTACGAGCACATGGTCTACGACGGCGCGCGACACGAAAGCGTCGCCCGCCATCCGGAGCTCGCGGCGCGCAGCATCGTCGTGTCGAGCTTCGGCAAGACGTTCCACGTGACGGGCTGGAAGATCGGCTACGTCGCCGCGCCCGCGCCGCTGATGGCCGAGTTCCGCAAGGTGCACCAGTTCAACGTGTTCACGGTGAACACGCCGATGCAGTTCGGCATCGCCGAATACCTGCGCGACCCCGAGCCGTACCTGACGCTGCCCGCGTTCTATCAGAAAAAGCGCGACTTCTTCCGGGCCGGGCTCACGAACACGCGCTTCAAGTTGCTGCCGTGCGCGGGCACGTATTTCCAGTGCGTCGATTATTCGGCGATCAGCGATTTGCCCGAGGCGGAATTCGCGAAATGGCTGACAGCCGAGATCGGCGTCGCCGCGATTCCGGTGTCGGCGTTCTATCACGAGCCGCACGAATCGGGCGTCGTGCGCTTTTGCTTCGCGAAGCGCGAGGCAACGCTCGCGACCGCGCTCGAACGGCTCGCACGCTTGTAA
- a CDS encoding glutathione S-transferase, with protein MLRLCGLPLSNYYNKVKFVLLEHDISFDETLVKLPIDDPALFVDTPLGKVPYLLTEHGAISESQAIVEYLAAIHPDKRIFPADPFAAAKAREITAVLELYLEWNVRELFPQAFFGGQVSDGTKAHVEKRMPRALDGFKRLAKFSPYVLGDAFCIADIAAFIHLPVVALATKAVYGRDFVADAGIDWKSYVKRIEEARPAAKRVSEERKAFIAGLAKDS; from the coding sequence ATGCTGCGGCTCTGTGGCTTACCGTTGTCCAACTATTACAACAAGGTCAAGTTCGTACTGCTCGAGCACGACATTTCGTTCGACGAAACGCTCGTCAAGCTGCCGATCGATGATCCCGCGCTGTTCGTCGACACGCCGCTCGGCAAGGTGCCGTATCTGCTCACCGAGCACGGCGCGATCAGCGAATCGCAGGCGATCGTCGAATACCTCGCCGCGATCCATCCCGACAAGCGCATCTTTCCGGCCGATCCGTTCGCGGCGGCGAAGGCGCGCGAGATCACGGCCGTGCTCGAGCTGTATCTCGAATGGAACGTGCGCGAGCTGTTTCCGCAGGCGTTCTTCGGCGGCCAGGTGAGCGACGGCACGAAGGCGCACGTCGAGAAGCGCATGCCGCGCGCGCTGGACGGTTTCAAGCGGCTCGCGAAATTCTCGCCTTACGTGCTCGGCGACGCGTTCTGCATCGCCGATATCGCCGCGTTCATCCATTTGCCGGTCGTCGCGCTCGCGACGAAGGCTGTCTACGGCCGCGATTTCGTCGCCGACGCGGGGATCGACTGGAAGTCGTACGTGAAGCGCATCGAGGAGGCGCGGCCGGCCGCGAAGCGCGTGAGCGAAGAGCGCAAGGCGTTCATCGCGGGGCTCGCGAAGGATAGCTGA
- a CDS encoding histidine phosphatase family protein — translation MPYQLPKRRRIYLMRHGDVTYFDASGRPFDQDAVPLNERGRMQARAAGRAFAEQNVRFDRVITSGLPRTIETAQRVLAEAGQQLDIDIEPAWREIRGGFLADIPPEEQEAAFLRVLDGIVAEHTRFLGGETIGELIDRVLPPLAALRANPSWDTVLLVLHGGVNCALLSHATVPGHRLFIGTLSQSAGCINALDVGERDDDWVVRLVNYSPPEALHRDMRNTTMEVLYHQFLQSTRE, via the coding sequence ATGCCCTATCAATTGCCGAAGCGCCGCCGCATCTATCTGATGCGCCACGGCGACGTCACCTATTTCGATGCGAGCGGCCGCCCGTTCGACCAGGACGCCGTGCCGCTCAACGAGCGCGGCCGCATGCAAGCGCGCGCCGCCGGGCGCGCGTTCGCCGAGCAGAACGTGCGTTTCGACCGCGTGATCACGAGCGGCCTGCCGCGCACGATCGAGACCGCGCAGCGCGTGCTTGCCGAGGCCGGCCAGCAGCTCGACATCGATATCGAGCCCGCGTGGCGAGAGATCCGCGGCGGCTTTCTCGCCGACATCCCGCCCGAGGAACAGGAAGCCGCGTTCCTGCGCGTGCTCGACGGCATCGTCGCCGAGCACACGCGCTTTCTCGGCGGCGAGACGATCGGCGAGCTGATCGACCGCGTGCTGCCGCCGCTCGCCGCACTGCGCGCGAATCCGTCGTGGGACACGGTGCTGCTCGTGCTGCACGGCGGCGTGAATTGCGCGCTGCTCTCGCATGCGACGGTGCCCGGGCATCGGCTCTTCATCGGCACGCTGTCACAGTCGGCGGGCTGCATCAACGCGCTCGACGTCGGCGAGCGCGACGACGACTGGGTCGTGCGGCTCGTCAACTATTCGCCGCCCGAGGCACTGCACCGCGACATGCGCAACACGACGATGGAAGTGCTGTACCACCAGTTCTTGCAGAGCACGCGCGAGTAG